In the genome of SAR324 cluster bacterium, one region contains:
- a CDS encoding GYD domain-containing protein — protein MKAVIAGTYSQAGFAALADATYEQRRAAMDELYSACGGKIIDYFFCDGDADFIAIAEIPSREVHKGMLNNALATGSTATLRSWCEVDLSAVTESQRKARDTFKPITE, from the coding sequence ATGAAAGCCGTAATTGCTGGCACATATTCACAAGCAGGTTTTGCAGCTCTGGCAGATGCAACTTATGAACAACGTAGAGCAGCTATGGATGAACTGTATAGCGCTTGCGGTGGTAAAATTATCGACTATTTCTTCTGTGATGGAGATGCAGATTTTATTGCAATAGCTGAGATTCCAAGCCGTGAAGTACATAAAGGAATGCTAAACAATGCTTTGGCAACGGGGTCAACTGCGACTTTGAGGTCTTGGTGTGAGGTTGACCTCTCAGCTGTGACGGAGAGTCAGCGGAAAGCTCGCGATACATTCAAACCGATTACTGAATAA